The Lachnospiraceae bacterium oral taxon 500 genome window below encodes:
- a CDS encoding cytoplasmic protein, translated as MSKKVLLAGESWMSYTTHVKGFDTFYTSVYETGERYLKAVMQKAGYEFVFLPNHLAMEEFPFTLEELKQYDVIMLSDIGANTLLLPTATFTKSQVRPNRCNLLKEYVLQGGGLLMIGGYMTFSGIDGKGKWGDTAVQDVLPVKLLFGDDRQEHCEGIQPQTVKAHAILQGIGEWPKVLGYNKTTIKAEAELLATVGDDPFVAAAEYGAGRTAVFTTDCAPHWAPAEFCEWPGYETLFVNLVKWLTKEV; from the coding sequence ATGAGCAAAAAAGTTTTACTGGCCGGGGAATCCTGGATGAGTTACACCACCCATGTTAAGGGGTTTGATACCTTTTATACTTCGGTTTATGAAACCGGTGAAAGATATTTAAAAGCGGTGATGCAAAAAGCCGGGTATGAGTTTGTATTTTTGCCGAATCATTTGGCAATGGAAGAATTTCCCTTTACTTTAGAGGAATTAAAGCAGTATGATGTCATTATGCTGTCGGATATCGGCGCCAACACTTTGCTTTTGCCGACGGCCACTTTTACCAAAAGCCAGGTTCGGCCCAACCGCTGCAATCTGTTGAAAGAATATGTCCTGCAAGGCGGCGGGCTCTTGATGATCGGCGGATACATGACTTTTTCCGGGATTGATGGCAAAGGCAAATGGGGGGATACGGCAGTGCAGGATGTTCTTCCGGTCAAGCTTTTGTTCGGCGATGACCGGCAGGAGCACTGCGAAGGGATTCAGCCGCAGACGGTCAAAGCGCATGCCATCCTGCAGGGCATCGGCGAGTGGCCGAAGGTTTTGGGCTATAATAAAACCACCATCAAGGCAGAGGCCGAGCTGTTAGCGACGGTTGGAGACGATCCCTTTGTGGCGGCGGCTGAGTACGGCGCCGGCCGGACGGCGGTCTTTACAACGGATTGTGCGCCGCATTGGGCACCGGCCGAGTTCTGTGAATGGCCGGGTTATGAAACGCTGTTTGTCAATCTGGTAAAATGGCTGACTAAGGAAGTGTAA
- a CDS encoding ribokinase yields MKILNFGSLNIDYVYSLDHFVKKGETISSDNLEVFSGGKGLNQSIAMGRAGISVFHAGAVGTDGESLLQLLRQAGVSTELVAVSEAVRTGNAIIQRDRSGDNCIILYGGANQSISSGQIERTLALFTAGDYLVLQNEINGMKEIMEKAHQRGLRIVLNPSPMNEKIEGLPLRFVDYFILNEIEAKGLLGREDLEETDEKKLIRQLADRFPEAGILLTLGSDGAMYLDKNENLYQPAYKVAVRDTTAAGDTFTGYFMAGLLKGLPKAECMKLAAKAAAIAVSRPGAAPSIPEWAEVEHFGGEA; encoded by the coding sequence ATGAAAATATTAAACTTTGGTTCGCTGAATATTGATTATGTATACAGTCTGGATCATTTTGTAAAAAAAGGAGAAACGATCTCATCCGATAACTTAGAGGTGTTCAGCGGCGGCAAGGGTCTGAACCAGTCGATTGCCATGGGCCGGGCGGGAATCAGCGTTTTTCATGCCGGGGCAGTCGGCACCGACGGAGAAAGCCTTTTGCAGCTGCTGCGGCAGGCGGGGGTGAGTACGGAGCTGGTGGCGGTATCAGAAGCGGTTCGGACCGGCAACGCCATCATTCAAAGAGACCGGAGCGGCGATAACTGTATTATTTTATACGGCGGAGCCAATCAAAGCATTTCCTCCGGGCAGATTGAGCGGACACTGGCCTTGTTTACAGCCGGTGATTATCTGGTGCTGCAAAACGAGATTAACGGCATGAAGGAAATTATGGAAAAGGCGCATCAGCGCGGGCTGCGGATTGTCCTCAATCCCTCGCCGATGAATGAGAAAATAGAAGGGCTTCCGCTCCGCTTTGTCGATTATTTCATTTTAAATGAAATTGAAGCCAAGGGTCTGCTGGGCAGGGAGGACTTGGAGGAAACGGACGAAAAAAAGCTGATTCGGCAGCTGGCAGACCGTTTTCCTGAGGCGGGAATCCTGTTGACTTTGGGCTCGGACGGCGCGATGTATTTGGATAAAAACGAAAATCTCTATCAACCGGCCTATAAGGTGGCGGTCAGGGATACGACGGCGGCCGGCGATACCTTTACCGGTTATTTTATGGCCGGTTTGCTGAAAGGTCTGCCGAAAGCGGAATGTATGAAGCTGGCAGCCAAGGCGGCGGCGATTGCCGTGTCCCGACCGGGAGCGGCGCCTTCCATTCCGGAGTGGGCGGAAGTCGAGCATTTCGGCGGCGAAGCCTAA
- a CDS encoding ArgE/DapE family peptidase yields the protein MKAEEAVQFLEEILRIPSVNGEHDEGKVAEYLHQYFSWHGIESKIDRLDEKRANVIAFVPGREEETVVWNGHLDTVEYGDRQKWQTDPQVPVRQDGRIYARGASDMKSGLAAMVYALTHLPGQPRKSIQFLGTCDEERGGAGAKAVLDKGQMKPAGLILVGEPTGMRLGIAQKGCLWLEIKVKGKTGHGAYPEKGINAIERLYALTEQLKSYVLGFSHPYLGRSTMQINQIAGGMAANMTADDCRAVLDIRMTPPLTAEDILRRAGEILRELQQASPGLSMEFAALNRRRAIQIAPEAEWVQSWEELLRQKGYAGDKIGINFFTDASILTAHSPEQAVLLFGPGEPEMAHQPNEYVEVQKYVDAIELLQSFAVL from the coding sequence ATGAAAGCGGAAGAAGCGGTTCAATTTTTGGAAGAAATTTTAAGAATTCCATCGGTCAACGGCGAGCATGATGAAGGCAAGGTGGCGGAATATCTGCACCAATATTTCAGCTGGCATGGTATTGAAAGCAAGATTGACCGGCTGGATGAGAAACGAGCCAATGTGATTGCATTTGTACCGGGACGGGAAGAGGAAACAGTTGTTTGGAATGGGCATCTGGATACGGTTGAGTACGGTGACCGGCAGAAATGGCAAACCGATCCGCAAGTACCGGTGCGGCAGGACGGCCGGATTTATGCTCGGGGCGCTTCGGACATGAAAAGTGGGCTGGCGGCAATGGTATACGCTCTGACGCATTTACCGGGGCAGCCGCGGAAAAGCATTCAGTTTCTGGGAACCTGCGATGAAGAAAGAGGCGGCGCGGGCGCCAAAGCGGTTTTGGATAAAGGACAAATGAAGCCGGCCGGGCTTATTTTGGTGGGCGAGCCAACCGGTATGCGGCTGGGTATTGCCCAAAAGGGCTGCTTATGGCTGGAGATTAAAGTCAAGGGCAAAACCGGACACGGTGCTTATCCGGAAAAAGGGATTAATGCCATTGAGCGGCTGTATGCCCTGACGGAGCAGCTAAAATCCTATGTGCTTGGTTTTTCCCACCCCTATTTGGGGCGGTCGACCATGCAGATTAACCAGATTGCAGGCGGGATGGCGGCCAATATGACGGCTGATGACTGCCGGGCGGTTTTGGATATCCGGATGACACCGCCGCTGACGGCCGAGGATATTTTGCGCCGGGCCGGAGAGATTTTGCGGGAGCTTCAGCAGGCAAGCCCGGGACTGAGCATGGAGTTTGCGGCGCTTAACCGGCGGCGGGCGATTCAGATCGCACCGGAGGCGGAATGGGTTCAAAGCTGGGAGGAGTTGCTGCGCCAGAAAGGCTATGCCGGGGATAAAATCGGGATTAATTTCTTTACCGATGCCTCGATCTTAACGGCGCACAGCCCGGAGCAGGCAGTCCTTTTGTTTGGCCCGGGCGAGCCGGAAATGGCGCATCAGCCCAATGAATATGTGGAAGTTCAAAAATATGTGGACGCGATTGAACTGCTGCAGAGTTTTGCGGTTTTGTAA
- the pyk gene encoding pyruvate kinase — MIMNKTKIIGTIGPSSNSKEVFTELVKSGLRIARLNLSHGEQEMHAKNIDMIKEVREELGIPVALLMDTRGPEIRTRNFVGGIATLKTGDMVILSPEDFEGDSSRISVTYPSLHTDVAVGSPILIDDGLIELEVKEIKGSEIHCLIKNGGDVKNHKGINVPNIHLNLPILTPKDEADLIFGVEQDIDFVAASFIRSAADVEIIRKHLVTHGGKHVQIIAKIENQEGVNNIKEIVQAADGIMVARGDLGVETPPELIPEVQKKIVDICNDMEKPVIIATQMLDSMIKNPRPTRAEVSDVANAIWDGADAIMLSGESAAGAYPIESVRMMKRIAIQTEKSVRDRTKRHRTIYDRGTSVTNAVSFATVTTAEYLNAKAIICPTYEGYTARLISKFKPDSMIVATTSNPKIQRIMQLYWGVEPILVKQETSSEILFYKSVATIKQMGIAQEGDLVVITAGIPLGISGNTNLMKVQEVE, encoded by the coding sequence ATGATTATGAACAAAACCAAAATTATCGGAACTATCGGACCGTCCAGTAACAGTAAAGAAGTATTTACCGAACTGGTTAAAAGCGGGCTGCGCATTGCCCGGCTGAACCTTTCTCACGGCGAGCAGGAAATGCATGCCAAAAACATTGATATGATTAAGGAAGTCCGCGAAGAACTGGGAATTCCCGTTGCTCTCCTGATGGACACCCGCGGACCAGAAATCCGTACCCGCAATTTTGTGGGCGGCATCGCCACCTTAAAAACCGGTGATATGGTCATCCTTTCTCCGGAAGACTTTGAAGGCGACAGCTCCCGCATCAGCGTGACCTATCCTTCCCTCCATACCGATGTAGCGGTCGGCAGCCCAATCTTGATTGACGATGGCTTGATTGAGTTGGAAGTCAAAGAAATAAAAGGCAGCGAGATTCACTGCCTGATTAAAAACGGCGGTGATGTGAAAAATCATAAGGGCATTAATGTGCCGAATATTCATTTAAATCTCCCGATCCTGACGCCAAAAGACGAAGCCGATTTGATTTTCGGCGTCGAGCAGGATATTGACTTTGTTGCCGCCAGCTTTATCCGCAGTGCGGCTGATGTGGAAATAATCCGCAAACATCTGGTTACCCACGGCGGCAAGCATGTGCAAATCATTGCCAAGATTGAAAATCAGGAAGGTGTCAATAACATCAAGGAAATTGTGCAGGCAGCCGACGGCATCATGGTCGCCCGCGGCGATCTCGGTGTGGAAACGCCGCCGGAGCTGATTCCGGAAGTGCAGAAAAAAATCGTTGATATCTGCAATGATATGGAAAAGCCGGTGATCATCGCTACCCAAATGCTGGACTCGATGATTAAAAATCCCCGGCCGACCCGGGCGGAGGTGTCAGACGTGGCCAATGCCATCTGGGACGGAGCCGATGCCATTATGCTGTCAGGGGAATCGGCAGCCGGTGCCTACCCGATTGAATCGGTCCGGATGATGAAGCGGATTGCGATTCAAACCGAAAAATCAGTGCGCGACCGCACCAAGCGCCACCGCACGATTTATGACCGCGGAACCTCGGTTACCAACGCCGTATCGTTTGCCACAGTAACCACCGCCGAATACTTAAACGCCAAAGCCATCATCTGCCCGACCTACGAGGGCTATACGGCCAGATTAATCAGTAAGTTTAAGCCGGATTCCATGATTGTCGCCACGACCTCCAATCCGAAGATTCAAAGGATTATGCAGCTTTACTGGGGTGTGGAGCCGATTCTGGTCAAGCAGGAAACCTCATCGGAAATCCTGTTTTATAAGTCCGTAGCGACCATTAAGCAAATGGGCATTGCCCAGGAGGGAGATTTGGTCGTCATCACCGCCGGCATTCCCTTAGGTATCAGCGGCAACACCAATTTGATGAAAGTGCAGGAAGTAGAATAA
- a CDS encoding TetR/AcrR family transcriptional regulator — protein sequence MPKDKTENHKKIIASAQKEFMTYGFKDASMRRIAADAKMSASGLYKHFPSKEEMFAALVAPAYDGLIEMYRQSADETRRILDTADFSHIWEGSHETVWIMEYIYEHFDAFCLAVCKAEGTRYENFLHDIAKLGEERTLSFMGQLRSMGIKLNNFSTKELHLLTTSYVDAIFQALRHNFTREEALHYAETLDKFFTLSWKNFFGY from the coding sequence ATGCCCAAAGACAAAACGGAAAACCATAAAAAAATCATTGCGTCCGCACAGAAAGAATTTATGACCTATGGCTTTAAAGACGCTTCTATGCGGCGCATCGCCGCTGACGCTAAAATGAGCGCTTCGGGTCTGTATAAGCATTTTCCCAGCAAGGAAGAAATGTTTGCGGCGTTAGTAGCACCGGCGTATGACGGGTTGATCGAGATGTATCGTCAATCCGCCGATGAAACGCGCCGAATTCTAGACACAGCTGATTTTTCCCATATATGGGAAGGCTCTCACGAAACCGTCTGGATCATGGAATATATTTATGAGCATTTCGATGCTTTCTGCCTGGCCGTCTGCAAAGCAGAAGGAACACGATACGAAAACTTCTTGCATGATATCGCCAAGCTGGGGGAAGAAAGAACGCTAAGCTTTATGGGCCAGCTCCGGTCAATGGGAATAAAACTGAACAATTTCAGCACGAAGGAACTGCATCTGCTAACAACCAGCTATGTGGACGCCATTTTTCAGGCGCTGCGGCATAATTTTACCCGAGAGGAAGCACTCCATTACGCCGAAACACTTGATAAATTCTTTACCCTTAGCTGGAAAAACTTTTTCGGCTATTAG
- a CDS encoding MFS transporter, with amino-acid sequence MQHIKSIFFQYRGLSRAAYILFLGRMITNMGAFIWPLLTLILSQKIGLSASESAYATTGLSIFYLIGSIAGGKLADHFNRKKIIIVFDIISTVFFISCAFIQPGFWMILLFGLAGLFASMEGPAYDALVADATKPAEREKVYSLSYLGHNLGYMFGAAIGGLLFNNYLSLAFIFDGLTTISSTLLIILFVFPIAKETLAGDEINEYENDIAPETTAFALMKKRPPLLFFLPAVALSAFVYSQWGFSLPLYTSYVFGENGPAYYGFLSSFNAFVVILFTPIFTYLLHRLPGLLKAVLGVSLYSASFLLILGGPPYFVFFLMIFIFTAGEIINTIGNSPYISRRVPSSHRGRLSAIIGIGYGVGATTSRLIIGRIIDRFSYLLAFSAIIGTGLAAVLLLLFVYRLDKKYFPRLYENLPGTEKLSLSDDKTPKKGSSNERKKIY; translated from the coding sequence ATGCAGCATATAAAATCCATATTCTTTCAATACCGCGGGCTTTCCCGGGCGGCCTATATTTTATTTTTGGGTCGAATGATTACCAATATGGGCGCTTTTATTTGGCCGCTGCTGACCTTAATCCTCAGTCAGAAAATCGGCCTGTCCGCTTCCGAAAGCGCTTACGCCACCACCGGCCTGTCGATTTTTTATCTGATCGGCAGCATTGCCGGCGGAAAACTGGCCGACCACTTTAACCGCAAAAAAATCATTATCGTCTTTGATATTATCAGCACGGTTTTCTTCATCAGCTGCGCCTTCATTCAGCCCGGTTTTTGGATGATTCTCCTGTTCGGCCTGGCGGGCTTATTTGCCAGTATGGAAGGGCCGGCTTATGATGCGCTGGTCGCCGATGCCACCAAACCGGCAGAAAGAGAAAAAGTCTACTCCCTGAGCTACCTCGGACATAATCTCGGCTATATGTTCGGCGCAGCCATTGGCGGTCTGCTGTTTAATAATTATCTTTCCCTGGCCTTTATTTTTGACGGTTTAACAACCATCAGTTCCACCCTCCTTATTATTTTATTTGTTTTTCCGATTGCCAAAGAAACTCTGGCCGGCGATGAAATCAATGAGTATGAAAATGATATCGCGCCGGAAACCACCGCTTTTGCCCTGATGAAAAAACGGCCGCCGCTGCTTTTTTTCCTGCCGGCCGTCGCCTTGTCGGCCTTTGTTTACAGCCAATGGGGTTTTTCACTGCCGCTTTATACCAGTTATGTCTTTGGGGAAAACGGCCCGGCTTATTATGGGTTTTTATCGTCCTTTAATGCCTTTGTCGTCATATTGTTTACGCCCATTTTCACTTACCTGCTGCACCGGCTGCCGGGCCTGCTCAAGGCCGTATTGGGCGTAAGCCTTTATTCCGCCAGCTTTCTCCTGATTCTGGGCGGGCCGCCGTACTTTGTGTTCTTTCTTATGATTTTTATTTTTACTGCCGGTGAAATTATCAATACCATTGGCAACTCCCCCTATATCAGCCGGCGGGTGCCCAGCTCGCACCGGGGCCGGTTGTCGGCGATTATCGGCATCGGTTACGGCGTGGGTGCAACCACCAGCCGCCTGATCATCGGCCGGATTATCGACCGTTTTTCCTACCTCTTGGCGTTTTCCGCAATTATCGGCACGGGACTGGCTGCCGTCCTCCTGCTGCTTTTTGTTTACCGGCTGGATAAAAAGTATTTTCCGAGGCTCTATGAAAACTTACCCGGCACCGAAAAACTTAGTCTGTCTGATGACAAGACCCCTAAAAAAGGCAGTTCTAACGAGCGTAAAAAAATATATTGA
- a CDS encoding formate C-acetyltransferase/glycerol dehydratase family glycyl radical enzyme codes for MAKDRVIFLKKYMMKQPRYLSCEQARIITEANRKHQGKTEILVRAWELREAMEKIAIEILPQELIVGNRSTGVKSGIVYPRCGLLWIDDELETLPERNQDPFKVDPEDIKVYRQEILPYWREKALERRIEQEAGEWSKALQAVVKVNQQGRSQGHIIPDVETWLKKGPAQLAREAAQKKEAAQTSEERDCYESMQIVLEGAVRFISRYEELARGLYEETKQQDYRQIADNCRNLARRPAAGFYEALQMTWFLLVLLHLEANAMSFSLGRMDQYLLPYYQKSIDTGELDAERAMELLECFYLKCNQIVCMCNHLEAQYFAGFPIGFNIVVGGGGDEKNRENELTFLFLKAQEELNLPQPNLSARLCRQSSDDYLRACADVLEQGGGLPQFFNDESIVPALMESGMTKQDAEEYGVVGCVELSSCGNMLGWSNAAMFNLVKVLELTLNHGRCLLSGEQLGLDLGGLDTYADYAAMEKALEAQMNYFIEQMIKLHEIVDRLHQKYLPTPLLSSVIKGCMETGRDVSAGGAKYNRSGIQLVQVANLIDSLSVLKNLVYSGEIGQDQMLGQLRDDWPDEVLRSRVMNYGEYYGNDKEEVDALAQKWVQKFREKLKDYKNTRNGGYTVGLYTVSAHVPMGTGVGASCDGRKAGTPLADGGISPRAGVDVHGPTAVLKSAAAVPSVQCANGTLLNMKFSKTMFSEKQNKERFLMLLRAFVYLPIHHVQFNVVDRQTLLSAQASPDEYRSLIIRVAGYSAYFVDLDHDLQNEIIARTENII; via the coding sequence ATGGCAAAAGACAGGGTGATTTTTTTAAAAAAGTATATGATGAAACAGCCTCGGTACCTTAGCTGTGAACAAGCCCGCATTATTACAGAAGCCAATCGGAAACATCAAGGGAAAACGGAAATTTTAGTTCGAGCTTGGGAATTAAGAGAAGCCATGGAAAAAATCGCCATTGAGATCCTGCCGCAGGAGTTGATAGTTGGCAATCGCAGCACCGGCGTGAAAAGCGGGATTGTTTATCCGCGCTGTGGGTTGCTGTGGATTGATGATGAGCTGGAAACGCTCCCGGAAAGGAATCAGGATCCTTTTAAAGTGGATCCGGAAGACATTAAGGTATATCGTCAGGAAATTTTACCGTATTGGCGGGAAAAGGCTTTAGAGCGCAGAATAGAACAAGAAGCCGGAGAGTGGAGCAAAGCGCTGCAGGCGGTGGTTAAAGTTAATCAGCAGGGACGATCGCAAGGCCATATTATTCCGGACGTGGAAACTTGGCTGAAAAAGGGGCCGGCGCAATTAGCCCGGGAGGCGGCGCAAAAGAAAGAGGCAGCGCAGACAAGCGAAGAAAGAGACTGCTATGAGAGCATGCAAATCGTGCTGGAGGGAGCGGTCAGGTTTATCAGCCGGTATGAAGAGCTGGCTCGTGGGCTTTATGAAGAAACCAAACAGCAAGATTACCGGCAGATAGCGGATAATTGCCGGAACCTGGCGCGACGCCCGGCGGCGGGCTTTTATGAGGCTTTGCAAATGACTTGGTTTTTACTGGTATTGCTCCATTTGGAAGCGAATGCCATGTCGTTTTCCTTGGGCAGGATGGATCAGTATTTGCTGCCATATTACCAAAAAAGCATAGATACCGGAGAATTAGACGCGGAGCGGGCTATGGAACTGCTGGAGTGTTTTTATCTGAAATGCAATCAAATCGTTTGTATGTGCAATCATTTAGAAGCCCAATATTTTGCCGGCTTTCCGATTGGCTTTAATATTGTGGTCGGGGGAGGAGGAGACGAAAAAAATCGGGAAAATGAATTGACCTTCCTGTTTTTAAAAGCGCAGGAAGAATTGAATCTGCCGCAGCCTAATCTTTCGGCCAGACTTTGCCGGCAGTCGAGCGACGATTATTTGAGAGCCTGTGCGGATGTACTGGAACAGGGCGGCGGGCTGCCGCAGTTTTTTAATGATGAAAGCATTGTCCCGGCTTTGATGGAAAGCGGAATGACGAAGCAGGACGCTGAGGAGTACGGCGTAGTCGGCTGCGTGGAATTAAGCAGCTGCGGCAATATGTTGGGCTGGAGCAATGCTGCTATGTTTAATCTGGTCAAGGTTTTGGAACTGACCTTAAATCATGGCCGGTGTTTGTTGAGTGGGGAGCAGCTGGGACTGGATCTGGGCGGCCTGGATACCTATGCAGACTATGCCGCCATGGAAAAGGCGCTGGAAGCGCAAATGAATTATTTTATTGAGCAGATGATTAAACTGCATGAAATTGTTGACCGGCTTCATCAAAAATATTTACCGACGCCGCTGTTGTCATCGGTCATCAAAGGCTGCATGGAGACGGGCCGGGATGTTTCGGCCGGCGGGGCGAAATATAACCGGTCAGGGATTCAGCTGGTTCAGGTGGCCAATTTGATAGATAGTCTGTCGGTGTTAAAAAACTTGGTTTATTCCGGGGAAATCGGCCAGGATCAGATGCTAGGGCAGCTCCGGGATGACTGGCCGGATGAGGTTTTGCGCAGCCGGGTGATGAATTATGGTGAGTATTACGGAAACGATAAAGAAGAGGTGGATGCTTTAGCGCAAAAATGGGTGCAAAAGTTTCGAGAGAAATTGAAAGACTATAAAAATACCCGGAACGGCGGATATACGGTCGGATTATATACGGTCTCGGCGCATGTACCAATGGGCACAGGCGTTGGTGCTTCCTGTGATGGTCGAAAGGCCGGAACACCTTTGGCGGACGGTGGAATTTCACCGCGGGCGGGAGTTGACGTACACGGGCCGACTGCTGTTTTGAAATCGGCGGCGGCGGTTCCGTCTGTGCAGTGCGCTAACGGTACTTTACTGAATATGAAGTTTTCCAAAACAATGTTTTCGGAAAAGCAAAATAAAGAGCGGTTTCTTATGCTTTTGCGGGCGTTTGTTTATTTGCCGATTCATCATGTTCAATTTAATGTAGTAGACCGGCAAACGCTTCTATCGGCACAGGCAAGTCCCGATGAATACAGGAGCCTGATTATCAGGGTGGCGGGATACAGTGCTTATTTTGTAGACTTAGATCATGATCTGCAAAATGAGATTATTGCCCGAACGGAAAATATTATATAA
- a CDS encoding glycyl-radical enzyme activating protein: MKTDSQKETGMLLEIQRFCLHDGPGIRTTVFFKGCPLRCKWCSNPESQSFRPQLQFVETSCIRCGRCIKACPAGAMRRDPTGKTYHLPEKCGSHFACVAVCPTKALRIAGRRWTVEAAVHEIEKDKVFFREGGGVTFSGGEVLAQIDFAERLAEALHQEGIHITCETTGFSSEESFRRLLRWCDLLYFDVKHWDSRQHLQGTGVEVEKILDHLKLAIDARIPLAVRIPVIPRFNDQPEDQRQFCQLLKKYQIQEVHLLPFHQFGSGKYQQLGLEYEYQHDKSMKKEELEGFAEMLRQEIPKVQIGG; encoded by the coding sequence ATGAAAACAGATAGCCAAAAAGAAACCGGAATGCTGCTGGAAATTCAAAGATTTTGTCTGCATGACGGACCGGGCATTCGGACAACGGTATTTTTTAAAGGATGTCCGCTGCGCTGTAAATGGTGTTCCAATCCGGAAAGCCAAAGCTTTCGGCCGCAGCTCCAGTTTGTGGAAACAAGCTGTATTCGTTGCGGTCGGTGTATTAAGGCGTGTCCGGCCGGAGCGATGCGGCGGGATCCGACTGGGAAAACGTACCATTTGCCGGAAAAATGCGGCTCTCATTTTGCGTGTGTGGCGGTTTGTCCGACCAAAGCGCTGCGGATAGCGGGACGGCGCTGGACAGTGGAAGCGGCGGTACATGAAATTGAAAAAGACAAGGTATTTTTTCGCGAAGGCGGAGGGGTAACCTTTTCGGGGGGCGAGGTATTAGCGCAAATTGATTTTGCGGAACGGCTGGCCGAGGCTTTACACCAAGAGGGGATTCATATTACTTGTGAAACGACCGGCTTTTCTTCGGAGGAAAGTTTTCGCCGACTGCTCCGGTGGTGCGATTTGCTTTATTTTGACGTGAAGCATTGGGACAGCCGACAGCATTTACAGGGAACGGGCGTGGAAGTAGAAAAGATACTGGATCATTTGAAACTGGCAATTGACGCCAGGATCCCATTAGCAGTACGAATCCCGGTCATTCCGCGGTTTAATGATCAGCCGGAGGATCAACGGCAATTTTGCCAATTATTAAAAAAATATCAAATACAGGAAGTTCATTTGCTGCCGTTTCATCAATTTGGCTCAGGCAAATATCAGCAATTGGGGCTCGAATATGAGTATCAGCATGATAAGTCAATGAAGAAAGAAGAACTGGAAGGTTTTGCGGAGATGCTGAGACAGGAGATTCCTAAGGTACAAATTGGCGGATAA